The window TGGTCTCCCCGGACCGGGTGGTGCCGACGGCCCAGATGCTGCCGTCGTCCAGCTCGGTCAGGGCGACCTTGGGCAGTCCGCGGGGCGGCGGACCGGCCGTGACCTCACCGGTCCGCGCGTCGAACACCCCTTCGTGGCACGGGCAGTAGAGCTCGCCCTCCGAACCCCGTTCCTTGCGCCAGAGCACGGCGCAGGCCAGGTGGGTGCAGACGGCGGAGTAGCCCACCAGGGTGCCGTCGTCCATCCGCACGGCGACCGCCCGGTCCTCGTCACCGGGATACCGGAACGCGAGCGACTGGCCGGGCAGGAGCCGCGTCGCGATCTGCTTCGGAGCCGGCGCCTTGCCGTCCTCCGTCTCCCCGTGCCGGTGGAGGATGCCACCCGCCACCCCGAGTCCGCCGACGGCGAGGCCGCCGGAGACCGTGGCGACGATCCGGAGATAGTCGCGGCGGGTGGTGAGCGAGTCCGCGGCGATCCTGTCGTGCAGCGCCCCGTGGGGGTCGCCGCCCGAATGGTCGCGCCCCGGCTGCTCCTGCTCGGTGACGCTCATGGGCGGACGTCCTTCCCGTTGATCTCGACGACGGGCAGTCCACCCGGCACCGGCCACCGGACCCGCTCGGCGGGCACGACCATGGCCACACCCGTGCGGACCTCGCTCTCGCCGAACACGAACGTGTCGGCGACCTGCACCCCGGGGCGCTCCGCCTGGAGCTCTTCGACGGTGCCGTAGAACAGGGCGCCCGTCGGGCAGACGGTGGCGCACATCGGCGCGAGGCCGTAGGCGGTGCGGTCGTAGCAGAGGTTGCACTTCATCTGCAGCTTCGCCTGGAGGTCGATCTTCGGGACACCGAAGGGGCAGGCGTTGACGCAGTTGGCACATCCGATGCAGCGGGTGGTGTCCGCCTGCTGCACGACCCCGTCGGCGGTGACCAGGATCGCGTCGGCCGGGCAGACCTCGGCGCAGGGGGCCACGGGGTCCTCGCAGTGCATGCAGACCGTGGGAAGGGAGGCGACGGAGGAGCCCTCGTCGGTGTAGTCGAGGTGGATCATCGACTTGCCGCGGTGGGAGTCGCATTCCCGGCAGGCGGAGACACAGGCCTGGCAGCCGATGCAGCGGCCCGGATCGATGAAGATCGTTCTGCCCATCATCGGGGCATCAGCTCCTCTCCGAGGTCCCGCGGCCCTGGGGGGCCGTCGGCGGCAACGGGTCGGTTCGGGAGACCTGGGTCTCGGGATAGGCGACGTGGCCGGGCGCGACCGGAGGCGCCGGTACCTCGTCGATCGCCGCCGCGTGCTCGATGCGGCAGGCGCAGACCTTGTACTCGGGGATCTTGGAGCGGGGGTCGAGGGCGTCGATGGTGAGCACGTTGGCCGAAGTGGGGGCGGGCCAGTGGTACGGGATGAAGACGGTGTCGGGGCGGATCGCCTCGGTGACCAGGGCGGGGAAGACCTCGCTGCCGCGGCGGGTGACGACACGGACGGGTTCGCCGTTGCGGAAGCCGTGGGAGGGGTGCACCTCGGCCCACGGCCGCGGGGTCTGCTCGACGAGGGCTCCCAGCCGGCGGGTCTGGTTGCCGGAGAGGAAGTGGGCGACGGTGCGTCCGGTGGTCAGCGACATGGGGTGCTCGTCGTCGTACGGGTCGGCCGGTGGATGCCATTCGACGACCTGCATGTGGATCTTGCCGTCCGCGTGATAGGTCGTGCCGTCCTCGAACAGCCGAGGCGTGCCCGGATGGTCGGTCGACGGACACGGCCAGGCGATCCCGCCGGTCTCCTCCAGACGCTCGTAGGTGATGCCGGAGTAGTCGATGACGGTGCCGGCCGACGCCCTGCGCAGTTCGTCGAAGACGTCCCGCGAACCGCCGAAGGCGAACTTGTCCCCTGCGCCGAGCCGCCGGGCGAGTTCGCACATCACCCAGGTGTCGGTCCGCACGCCGGAGGGCGGTTCCTGCGCCTTGTTGTGCTTGACCACCCGCGCCTCCGCGTTCGCCATCACCCCTTCGTCCTCCGCCCACACGGTGACGGGGAAGACGACGTGCGCGTTGGCCGCGGTCTCGGACAGGAAGAAGTCGAACTGGGCGTGGAACTCGGTGGCGTCGTAACCATCCTTCACCACGGCGTAGTTGGGCAACGAGACGAACGGGTTGTTGCAGATGCCGATCAGGCCGCGGATCTCGCGGCGCTGCATCTGCCAGACCATCTCCATCATCGAGGTGCCCGCCGCCGGGAGTTCGGACTCCTCGATCCCCCAGATCTCGCAGATCTGCCGGCGGTGCTCCTCGTTCAGGATCGAGCGGCCGCCGGGGAGGAGGTCGGACTTCTGGCCGTGCTCGCGGCCCCCCTGCCCGTTCCCCTGACCGGTCAGGGTGCCGTACCCGGCACCGGGCTTGCCGAGGTGGCCGGTAGCGGCGCAGAGGTTGATCACGGTGAGGCAGTTCTCGACACCTTGCGTGTGGTGTTCGATGCCCCGGGCGTGGAAGGCCATCGCCTTGGGTGCGCGGGCGAAGGCGCGGGCGACCTGGACGACCTGCTCCGCAGGGACGCCGCAGATCTCGGCGGCGCGGGACGGCGGGTACTGGGCGGCGTTGGCCTTGACCTCATCCCAGCCGTCGGCGTGGGCGGCGAGAAACGCCTCGTCGGTCAGGCCCTCCTCGATCACGACGTTCAGCACGGCGTTGAAGAAGGCGGAGTCGGTGCCCGGCTTGAGGGCGACATGGATGTCGGCCGTGCGCGCGACGGCGGTCTCGCGCGGGTCGACGACGATCAGGGCGGCGCCCCGGTCGCGGGCCCCCCAGACGTACTGCGTGAGCACCGGGAAGCACTCCCCGACGTTGGCTCCGGCGAGCAGCAGGCAGTCGGTGAGCAGGATGTCGGAGAACGGGTTGCCGGCCCGGTCGATGTTGAAGGCGAGCTTGTTGGCGCCCGCGGCGCTGACCATGCAGAGGCGGCCGTTGTAGTCGACGTGCCGGGTCCTGAGCGCGACCCGGGCGAACTTCCCGACCAGGTACGTCTTCTCGGAGAACAGGCTGGCGCCGCCGAGGACTCCGAAGGCGTCGTTGCCGTGTTCACGCTGGATGCGCCTGATCTCGGAGACGGTGAAGTCCAGCGCCTCGTCCCAGGAGACCTCGCGCAGTTCCTCGTCCCGGGAGCGCCGCATGAGCGGGGCGGTCAGCCGGTCGGGGTGGTTGACCTGCTGATAGGCGTTGATGCCCTTGGGGCAGAGCCGCATGCGGTTGATGTCGTGATTGCGGGGCTCCACGCCGAAGACCTTGCCCCCGTGGTCGACGCGGAGGTACATCCCGCACTGGACGCCGCAGAAGCAGCAGTGCGTCGGGACGAGCGTCTCGCCGTTCTGGTCGGCGTGCCACCGGTCGGCCGGGATGCCGCCCGCGTCCCGGAAACCGCGCGTGCCGGGCGGGGCGAGGGCGGGGTCGAGGGGGACGGCCGTGGAGGGGCCTGCAGCGCGGGGGTCCGCTGTCACTTGAAGCCTTTCTTGACCTGGGTGAGATAGGCGTTGCCACGCAGGACCCGCTTGCAGCGCGGGCAGTACTCGGCCCATGCGTCGAAGCCGAGATCGAGGTCGCGCATGGTGCCGCGCAGGTTCTCGACGTACGGGCCGGTGTCGATCGGCTCCTCGCAGCGGCGGCAGGCGAACACCTCGTCGTGCTGACGCCCCGTGTACTTGAAGAGCTGCATTCCGACCGCCGCCGGACGCTGGACGATGTGGAAGAACTTCCCGAAGGGGATGTAGATGAGGGTGAAGACCACCGAGACCATGTGCAGGACGGCGAGGAACTGGTAGCCGCCGCCGTGCAGGAAGATCGAGGAGAAGGTCAGCAACAGGCCGGTTACCGAGATGATGATCAGGGCGAGCAGCGGGACCATGTCGTAGGCGAAACGCTGGCCGGTGATCGCGCCGCGGTCCTTCATCCTCCGCCACAGGAAGTAGGAGGCGCCGGGGATGACGAGTACGGCGGCGAGATCCAGACCGTGGAACAGCACCCAGCCGACGAAGTCCAGCGAGTCGAAGCCGAGGATCTTGAAGCCCCAGACGCGCATCTCGTAACCGGGACCCGAGCCGCTGCCGGAGGTGAAGGTGAACCAGCCCCAGGTCAGCGGGAAGGTGATCAGCGCGGCCAGGATGCAGCCCCAGAAGATCAGTTGGTGGGCCGCCCAGCGGGCGTGGGAGCGCGCGCCGAGGAACTTCTGGAAACCGAGGTAGGTCGCGGCCATCGTCGGCAGGGCGGTGGGTGCCCTGCGGAAGTTCTCGGCCGAGAACAGGCTGCCCCAGCCCTTCTCGAAAAGCCGCCGGGCGCCCGGGGCGGAGATCCAGACCGTGTAGCGGTAGGCGACCCCGAAGGCGAGGAAGACCGTGGCCACGGCGTAGGGCAGCAGGGCCGAGTCGAAGTCGTGCAGCAGGCGGCTGCCGAGCACGATGGCGATGATCAGCAGTCCGGAGACCAGCGCCCCGACCAGGGTGGCGCGGCCGGACACGGAGCGCGGGAGGGCGTCGGCCGCCCGGGTCAGGAGGGACGGGTTCCGGCCGGACAGCCCCGCGGCCGCCCCGCCGGGAGAGCCGGCACGCGCACCGGGATCGTGCCGGTCGGGTTCGGAGGGGGCTTCTGGTGGCTCGGTCACCCGGCCACCGTAGGGCCGCTATGGGCGTTAAGCCCCCATATGGACCTCCAGGGGACGGGTACGTCGCCCGGGTGGCCCGCGCTCGCACCCCGGTCCGGACGGCACAGCGCGCCCCCTTCCACGCCGCACGCCCTTCCACGCCGCGCCCCCTTCCACGCCGCACGCCCTTCCACGCCGCACGCCCTTCCACGCCGCGCCCCCTTCCACGCCGCACGCCCTCCGCCCGGCCGGCCACCGCCTGTACGTTCGCCGATGGACGGACCGGCAAGCACCGCCGCACCCCACGAGGAGTTCCGATGACCGACGACCTGCCCGCCCCCGGCCCGCTGGACGCCCTGACGGACGTGGCCGGGATCCGTGTCGGCCACGCGCGGGTGCCGGGCGAGCGTGCGCTGAGCGGAACCACCGTCGTCCTGGCCCCGCGGGGCGGGGCGGTGGCCGCCGTGGACGTGCGGGGCGGCGGACCCGGCACCCGGGAGACGGACGCCCTCGACCCGCGCAACCTCGTGCAGCGCGTCGACGCGATCGTGCTCACGGGAGGCAGCGCCTACGGACTCGACGCGGCGTCCGGCGTGATGGCCTGGCTGGAGGAGCAGGGCCGCGGCGTCCGCGTCGGAGCCGACCCCGCGCAGGTGGTGCCGGTGGTGCCCGCCGCCTGTCTCTTCGATCTCGGCCGGGGCGGGGACTGGCGGGCCCGTCCCAACGCCTCGACCGGACGGGCCGCGGTGGAGGCTGCGGCCTCCACCGATCCGGGCGCACGGGTGCCCGAGGGTTCGGTGGGTGCGGGGACGGGCGCGGTCGCCGGGCGGCTGAAGGGCGGCGTGGGCACGGCGAGCCTGCGCCTCGCCTCCGGCGCCACGGTCGCCGCGCTGGCCGTGGTCAACGCGGCGGGCTCCGTGCTCGATCCGCGGACCGGCGTGCTCTACGGCGAGTACGGCGCCGACGAGCCCCCGGTGCGCCCGGACCCGGCGGTGCACGCGGCAGCGGGACGCCGGCTGGCGGAGATCGAGGAGGCGCGGCGCGACGGCGCGGAGGGAGACAGCACGGAGGGGAGCCTTCCGTTCAACACCACGATCGCCGTCGTCGCCACCGACGCCGCCCTCACCCGGGCCCAGGCACAGAAGCTGGCGGGGGTGGCGCACGACGGTCTCGCGCGCGCCGTCCGGCCCGTCCACCTGCTCACCGACGGGGACACCGTCTTCACCCTGGCCACCGGACTGGTGCCGCTGCCACCGGAGTCCGTCGCCGTCCTCAACGAGCTGCTGGCGGCGGCCGCGGACGTCCTGGCCCGCGCCATCGTCAAGGCCGTCCGGGCGGCCCGGGGCGCCGACGGCCCCGGGGGCACCTTCCCTTCGTACGGCGAGCTCTATGGATCGTCCTGAGGAGTGTGGGGAACTTTCCGCGTGCGCGGTACGTTTTTTGCGAACCCCGGTCACGATGTCAGACCCAGGGACTACGTTATGCACGCATCGGGTAACACGCGGCGACGGCCTGGAGAGAGCACCTTGAGCGATCCGTACGAGACAACCGAGCAGCACCTCGAGCGACTCCTGCGATGCGCCCTCAACTCCTTCGATCTGTCCGACACCACGGTCGACCGGCTCGGCACGGCCCTGGCGCACAGCAGTTCCCTCTACTCCTCCCATCACAGCGCCGCCCTGCACCGCGAGACCTACCGGCACACCTATCTCCTCTCCGACGGCACCGCACTCACCCTGTGGGAGCTGGTGCACGGCGGCGGGAGGGACAACCCCGGGACCGCGGTCCGCCACGAGCTGTACGACGACGAGGGCGATGCCCGCGTGGCCGCCGCGCGACTGGCGGGCAGCTTCTGGGATTCCGCCTCGGCACTGGGCGACGACAGCCTGCGGGAGGATCTCGAAGTCCTCACCCTGCTGATGAGCGTCCCCCCGGCCCCCGTCCCCCGGATGTACGCCCAGGACGACTCGGCCGACCACGCCCGTCGCGTCCTTCGCCGCGCGGAGAACGCCGACCGGCCGGGCCCCGCGACCGCCGGGCGGCTGCGGGCGGCCTTCGCCCACCACATCACCCAGATCTTCGGCCGCCAGTTCCACGTCGACGGACGGGACGCGGGCTTCACCCTCTACGAGCACGCCTTCCTGCTCCTGGACGGCACCGAGACGAGCCTGTGGGAGGTCGAGCACACGGCCACACCCGACGGCCGCCACATGTGCGAGGTCTACGACGACGAGCAGTCCGCGCGCCGGGCCATGGAGAACCGCACCCGGATCTGCTGACGCCGCCCCGCCCGGGGCACCGCAGGCGAGCCCGGGGCACCGTCGGCAAGCGCGGGGCGCGGCCGCTCCACCGCCCGACGGTGCGCGCCGCCCGACGGTGCGCACGCAGCGCCGTCCGGTGGGCCTGCGTCACGCAAGGTGCCGGGTGGGCGTCCGGCCGCCCCGTCCCGCAAGAAGTCGACGGGCGTCCGGCACTCACGGAAGGCATCCCTCCGGTTGTTCGACAGCCCCGTAGGCGGCCTTGAGGCGCGGCATCCTGGTCGCATGACGGACACCCCGGCACGCCTGCTGACCTTGCTGTCCCTCCTCCAGACGCCGAGGGAGTGGCCGGGCAGTGAGCTGGCCGAGCGGCTGGAGGTCAGTGCGCGCACCATCCGCCGCGACATCGAACGGCTTCGCGGCCTGGGCTATCCCGTCGAGGCCTCACGCGGATCGATCGGCGGCTACCGCCTGGTGGCCGGTACGGCCATGCCTCCGCTGCTGCTCGACGACGAGGAGGCGGTCGCCATCGCGGTGGGGCTGCGGGCCGGGGCCGGGCATGCGATCGAGGGCGTCGAGGAGGCTTCCGTGCGGGCGCTGGCCAAGCTGGAACAGGTCCTGCCGTCACGGCTGCGCCACCGGGTCTCCTCCCTCCAGCACGCCACGGTGCCGCTCACCCGTGGCGACGGTGCGACGGTCGACCCGCGCACGCTCACGACGATCGCGTCCGCGGTCACCGGGCAGGAGAGGCTGCGCTTCGCCTACCGGGCGGGGGACTCCGCGGAGTCCAGGCGGCAGGTCGAGCCGTACAGGCTGGTGAGCACGGACCGGCGCTGGTATCTCGTCGCGTACGACATCGGCCGTGAGGACTGGCGTACGTTCCGGGTGGACCGGGTGAGCGAGCCGTTCGCCACCGGAGCCCGCTTCCCCGCGCGGGAACTGCCCCGTGGGAGCGAGGACGCCGCGGAGTTCCTCACCCGCTCGATGTCCCGGACGCAGCCGGAGCTGCACCTGGACGTGACGTTCCGGGCCTCCGCCGAGTTCGTGCGGGCGCGGCTGCCCGCGGGACTCGGCGTGCCGGAATCCTCGGACGGGCATGAGTGCCGCCTGCGCACGGTCTGCTCGGACTCCCTGGAGTGGGTGGCGCTGCGGCTCGCCCTGCTGGAGTGCGAGTTCGAGGTGCACGGGCCGCCGGAACTCGCGGAGCACCTCGGCGCCCTGGGAGCCCGCTTGGCCCGCGCGGCCTCCCCTCGCCCGGCCGTTGCGGAGAAGGCGGTCGTGGAGCGGACATGAATGAGCCCCGGCGCCGGGGGGGGGTGGGCGCCGGGACTCAGCTCATGGGACCGGAAGGGAGACCGGTCGTCGGGCCGGTGCGAACCGGCTTGATGGGGAGATTACGGGTTATCGGCTCACGCCGCAGCGTCAAAGCCCGTGTCGTGAGCCATTCGCTTCAATTCGAGTAGTGCGTGCTTCTCGATCTGGCGGATCCGCTCTCGTGTCAGGCCGTGCTGCTTGCCCACCTCGGTGAGCGTCCGCTCCCGTCCGTCCTCGATTCCGTAACGCATCCGGATGATCGAAGCGGTCCGGTTGTCGAGCTTGCCGATCAGGTCCTCGAGCTCCTCGCTGCGCAGCAGCGTCATCACGGACTGCTCGGGGGAGACGGCGGAGGTGTCCTCCAGCAGGTCGCCGAACTGGGTGTCCCCGTCGTCGTCCACGGACATGTTCAGGCTGACCGGGTCGCGCGCCCAGTCCAGGACGTTGCTGACGCGCTCGGCCTTGGTGTCGAGCTCGGCCGCGATCTCCGCGTGGTCCGGGTCGCGACCGTGCTCACGGTTGAACTCGCGCTGCACGCGCCGGATCCGGCCGAGCTCCTCCACGAGGTGCACGGGGAGCCGGATGGTGCGGGACTGATCGGCGATGGACCGGGTGATGGCCTGCCGGATCCACCAGGTGGCGTACGTGGAGAACTTGAAGCCCTTGGCGTAGTCGAACTTCTCGACCGCGCGCACCAGGCCCGCGTTCCCTTCCTGGATCAGGTCGAGGAGGGGCAGGCCCGCCCTCGGGTAGCGTCGGGCCACGGCAACGACGAGCCGGAGGTTGGACCGGATGAATATGTCCTTGGCGCGCTCGCTCTCGGCGACCAGCGCCTCCAGCTCCTCACGCGTCGCTCCGCCGGCATCGCTCTCCACCTCGCCGTCGAGGATCTGCTGGGCGAAGACGCCCGCCTCGATCGTCTGGGAGAGCTCGACCTCCTTGGCGGCGTCGAGCAGAGGTGTGCGTGCGATCTCGTCCAGATACATGCCGACCAGGTCGCGATCGGCGATCTCCCCGCCCACGGCGCGAACACTGCTTGCCCGGTCGGTCCCGCCGGTGCTGGCGGACGAACGACGAGCGACGGCACGGGTTGCCATGCGAGCTCCCTTACTGAGTAGGTCGCGACACCTTTTCGGGTGCCCTGCATCCGATGGAAACAACGACTGGAATCCGGACAGAATTCCCACCGGGACCATTCACTTTTGAGATCATGCAGTACCCTGTCCGCCCCCACGGGAGGACACATGGTGCGGATACCCGCAGAAGTGCTGGTCAGACCTGGCGTCGAGGCCGACCTGGCGCCCCTTACGGACATCTACAACCATTACGTCCGTGAGACGGCGCTCACCTTCGACACGACGCCTTTCGCCCCCGAGGAACGCCTGCCCTGGCTGCGCTCCCACCCGGAAGACGGCCCCCACCGGCTCCTGGTTGCCCAGGACCCCCGTACCGGTGACAACGCCGGCCGGGTCCTCGGTTATGCCACCAGCAGTCCGTACCGGCCCAAGGCCGCCTACGGCACCTCCGTGGAGGTGAGCGTCTACTGCGCACCCGGCGCGACCGGCCGCGGCATCGGCACCCTGCTCTACAAGGCCCTGTTCGAGGCCCTGGCGGACGAGGACCTGAACCGCGCCTACGCCGCGGTCGCGCAGCCCAACGAGGCGTCGGTCAGGCTGCACGACGCCTTCGGCTTCCGCCATGTCGGCACGTACACCGAGGTGGGCCGGAAGTTCGGGCGGTACTGGGACGTCTCCTGGTACGAGAAGCCGCTGCTCAGCCGAACTGCACCGAACGTTTCGCGAGACCCATCCAGAAGCCGTCGATGACGCTGCGCCCCTGGTCGAGATCACCCTCGGCGGCCCCGAGCGTGACGAACAGCGGAGCGAAGTGCTCGGTGCGCGGATGGGCCAGCTTTCCGGCCGGGGACTTGTGCTCGAAGTCGAGCAGGGCGTCCACGTCCTGCGCCCGGAGCGCCCGGTCGCCCCAGTCGTCGAACTCCGCCGACCAGCCGGGGGTGCCGCCGCCCTGGTGCCGCAGGGCGGCCAGGTTGTGCGTGAAGAAGCCGCTGCCGACGATGAGCACCCCTTCGTCACGCAGCGGGGCGAGCTTCCTGCCGATGTCCATCAGCTTCCGCGGGTCGAGCGTCGGCAGGGAGATCTGGAGCACCGGGATGCCGGCGTCCGGATACATCTCGACCAGAGGGACGTACGCGCCGTGATCGAGTCCGCGGTCCGGGATGTCCTGGACGGGCGTTCCCGCGGTCCGCAGCAGCTTGCGGACGTCCTCCGCGAGCCCGGGGGCGCCCGGCGCGGCGTACCGCACCCGGTAGTAGTGCTCGGGGAACCCCCAGAAGTCGTAGACGAGCGGCACGGCTTCGGTGGCGCCGATGGCGAGCGGGACCTCCTCCCAGTGCGCGGACACCATGAGGACGGCCTTGGGGCGGGGCAGCCCGGCCGACCAGGCCGCGAGCTCGCCGGGCCACACGGGGTCGTCGGCGAGCGGCGGGGCTCCGTGCGAGAGGTAGAGGGCGGGCATCCGGTCCGCGGCGACAGTCATGGCACTCCCGTTCCCCTGCCGGCCGGGGTATGTGTGTTCTCTACAACCACCGGGGACAGGTACCTGCGGCCGGCGCCGGGGAATCGGCAGACCGACTCGTCGAATAGGCATCTTGAATCTTCAAGTTCCTACCTCCAGACCTTAGCCCTATCTAGTTAAACTTTCAAGAAAAGGTCGTACAGTGGAGTCCATGACCACGGCACCCACCGGCGAGCCCCACTGGCTCACCGACGAAGAACAGGGCGTGTGGCGCGCCTACCTCCATGCCACCACGCTCATGGAGGACCACCTCGACCGCCAGCTGCAGCGGGACGCCGGGATGCCGCACATCTACTACGGGCTGCTCGTACAGCTCTCCCAGGCACCCCGGCGGCGCATGCGCATGACCGAGCTGGCCAAGGACGCCAAGATCACCCGCTCCCGCCTCTCGCACGCCGTCGCGCGGCTGGAGAAGAACGGCTGGGTCCGCCGCGAGGAGTGTCCCTCGGACAAGCGCGGCCAGAACGCCGTGCTCACCGACGAGGGCCACGCCATGCTGGCGCGTTCGGCTCCGGGGCACGTCGACGCCGTACGCCAGGCGATGTTCGACCGCCTCACCCCGGAGCAGGTGACGAGCCTGGGCGAGATCATGCAGATCATCGCCACCGGCCTGCAGCCCGAGGGCACGGACGCGGATCTGCCCTGGCTCCGCTGAGCGGAACCAGGGCAGATCAGGGGCCGTGGACGGCCGCGGGGCGTCACGCCCCGCGGCCCTGAGACGGGGTCAGTGCGCGACGACCGGGATCATGAGCTCGTCGTCGACGCCGTCCGCCTTCTCGCCGGAGCCGCCGGACGCGCCGGCCGTCCCCGTACCCGGACGCCCGGTGTTGATCAGCACCACCGCGATCGCCGAGGCGACGACGAGGATGCCCACCGCCCACCAGATCGCGCTCGCGAAACCGGCGACCGTGGCCTGCAGCTGCAGCAGCTTCGGGTCCGTGGCACCGGCGACGTGATCGGCGACGTAGGCGGTGGTGGCTCCGGCGGCGATCGTGTTCAGCAGCGCCGTGCCGATGGCACCGCCGACCTGCTGCGAGGTGTTCACCATCGCGGAGGCCACACCTGCGTCACGCGGCTCGATGCCGTGCGTGGCCAGCGACATGGCCGGCATGAAGGCCGACCCCATGCCCAGGCCGAGCAGCAGCTCCGCCGGCAGGATGACGCCCGCGTACGAGGTGTTGATGTCCAGCTGGGTCAGCAGCAGCATGCCGATGGCGGCCACCAGGAACCCGGGGCCCATCAGCAGCCTCGGCGGCACCTTCGTCATCAGGCGGGCGCCGATCTGCGTGGACCCGGTGATCATGCCCGCGATCATCGGCAGGAAGGCGAAGCCGGTCTTGACCGGGGTGTAGCCCTTGACCAGCTGCAGGTAGTAGGTGAGGAAGAGGAACAGCCCGAACATCGCGATGATGGCGAGACCCAGCGAGAGGTAGACACCACCGCGGTTACGGTCCATCACGACGCGCAGGGGCAGCAGCGGCGACTTCACGCGCGCCTCGGTGAGCACGAAGGCGGACAGCAGCACCGCGGCCGCGACGAACATGCCGATGGTCACCGAGTCCGACCAGCCGGCCGACTCGGCGCGGGTGAAGCCGTACACCAGCGAGACGAGGCCCAGCGTAGACAGGACCACACCGGGGATGTCGAGCGCCGAACGGTTGCGGCTGCCGGCGGGCTCACGGATGACCATGTAGGCACCCGCGGCGGCGGCGATCGCGAAGGGGACGTTGACGAAGAAGGTCCAGCGCCAGTTGAGGTACTCGGTCAGGAAACCGCCGAGGATCAGGCCGACCGCGCCACCGCCACCGGCGATGGCTCCGTAGATGCCGAAGGCCTTGGCCCGCTCCTTGGCGTCGCTGAACATCACCGCGAGCAG is drawn from Streptomyces sp. NBC_00178 and contains these coding sequences:
- a CDS encoding 4Fe-4S dicluster domain-containing protein: MMGRTIFIDPGRCIGCQACVSACRECDSHRGKSMIHLDYTDEGSSVASLPTVCMHCEDPVAPCAEVCPADAILVTADGVVQQADTTRCIGCANCVNACPFGVPKIDLQAKLQMKCNLCYDRTAYGLAPMCATVCPTGALFYGTVEELQAERPGVQVADTFVFGESEVRTGVAMVVPAERVRWPVPGGLPVVEINGKDVRP
- a CDS encoding sigma-70 family RNA polymerase sigma factor yields the protein MATRAVARRSSASTGGTDRASSVRAVGGEIADRDLVGMYLDEIARTPLLDAAKEVELSQTIEAGVFAQQILDGEVESDAGGATREELEALVAESERAKDIFIRSNLRLVVAVARRYPRAGLPLLDLIQEGNAGLVRAVEKFDYAKGFKFSTYATWWIRQAITRSIADQSRTIRLPVHLVEELGRIRRVQREFNREHGRDPDHAEIAAELDTKAERVSNVLDWARDPVSLNMSVDDDGDTQFGDLLEDTSAVSPEQSVMTLLRSEELEDLIGKLDNRTASIIRMRYGIEDGRERTLTEVGKQHGLTRERIRQIEKHALLELKRMAHDTGFDAAA
- a CDS encoding DUF6227 family protein; this translates as MSDPYETTEQHLERLLRCALNSFDLSDTTVDRLGTALAHSSSLYSSHHSAALHRETYRHTYLLSDGTALTLWELVHGGGRDNPGTAVRHELYDDEGDARVAAARLAGSFWDSASALGDDSLREDLEVLTLLMSVPPAPVPRMYAQDDSADHARRVLRRAENADRPGPATAGRLRAAFAHHITQIFGRQFHVDGRDAGFTLYEHAFLLLDGTETSLWEVEHTATPDGRHMCEVYDDEQSARRAMENRTRIC
- a CDS encoding QcrA and Rieske domain-containing protein, whose product is MSVTEQEQPGRDHSGGDPHGALHDRIAADSLTTRRDYLRIVATVSGGLAVGGLGVAGGILHRHGETEDGKAPAPKQIATRLLPGQSLAFRYPGDEDRAVAVRMDDGTLVGYSAVCTHLACAVLWRKERGSEGELYCPCHEGVFDARTGEVTAGPPPRGLPKVALTELDDGSIWAVGTTRSGETIEEGLCRQLGDGSPELAARIGCPGAGGAEAPPKTSPSAAGAPGGRA
- a CDS encoding P1 family peptidase, yielding MTDDLPAPGPLDALTDVAGIRVGHARVPGERALSGTTVVLAPRGGAVAAVDVRGGGPGTRETDALDPRNLVQRVDAIVLTGGSAYGLDAASGVMAWLEEQGRGVRVGADPAQVVPVVPAACLFDLGRGGDWRARPNASTGRAAVEAAASTDPGARVPEGSVGAGTGAVAGRLKGGVGTASLRLASGATVAALAVVNAAGSVLDPRTGVLYGEYGADEPPVRPDPAVHAAAGRRLAEIEEARRDGAEGDSTEGSLPFNTTIAVVATDAALTRAQAQKLAGVAHDGLARAVRPVHLLTDGDTVFTLATGLVPLPPESVAVLNELLAAAADVLARAIVKAVRAARGADGPGGTFPSYGELYGSS
- a CDS encoding MFS transporter; amino-acid sequence: MTEPPEAPSEPDRHDPGARAGSPGGAAAGLSGRNPSLLTRAADALPRSVSGRATLVGALVSGLLIIAIVLGSRLLHDFDSALLPYAVATVFLAFGVAYRYTVWISAPGARRLFEKGWGSLFSAENFRRAPTALPTMAATYLGFQKFLGARSHARWAAHQLIFWGCILAALITFPLTWGWFTFTSGSGSGPGYEMRVWGFKILGFDSLDFVGWVLFHGLDLAAVLVIPGASYFLWRRMKDRGAITGQRFAYDMVPLLALIIISVTGLLLTFSSIFLHGGGYQFLAVLHMVSVVFTLIYIPFGKFFHIVQRPAAVGMQLFKYTGRQHDEVFACRRCEEPIDTGPYVENLRGTMRDLDLGFDAWAEYCPRCKRVLRGNAYLTQVKKGFK
- a CDS encoding helix-turn-helix transcriptional regulator, whose amino-acid sequence is MTDTPARLLTLLSLLQTPREWPGSELAERLEVSARTIRRDIERLRGLGYPVEASRGSIGGYRLVAGTAMPPLLLDDEEAVAIAVGLRAGAGHAIEGVEEASVRALAKLEQVLPSRLRHRVSSLQHATVPLTRGDGATVDPRTLTTIASAVTGQERLRFAYRAGDSAESRRQVEPYRLVSTDRRWYLVAYDIGREDWRTFRVDRVSEPFATGARFPARELPRGSEDAAEFLTRSMSRTQPELHLDVTFRASAEFVRARLPAGLGVPESSDGHECRLRTVCSDSLEWVALRLALLECEFEVHGPPELAEHLGALGARLARAASPRPAVAEKAVVERT
- a CDS encoding molybdopterin oxidoreductase family protein, with the protein product MTADPRAAGPSTAVPLDPALAPPGTRGFRDAGGIPADRWHADQNGETLVPTHCCFCGVQCGMYLRVDHGGKVFGVEPRNHDINRMRLCPKGINAYQQVNHPDRLTAPLMRRSRDEELREVSWDEALDFTVSEIRRIQREHGNDAFGVLGGASLFSEKTYLVGKFARVALRTRHVDYNGRLCMVSAAGANKLAFNIDRAGNPFSDILLTDCLLLAGANVGECFPVLTQYVWGARDRGAALIVVDPRETAVARTADIHVALKPGTDSAFFNAVLNVVIEEGLTDEAFLAAHADGWDEVKANAAQYPPSRAAEICGVPAEQVVQVARAFARAPKAMAFHARGIEHHTQGVENCLTVINLCAATGHLGKPGAGYGTLTGQGNGQGGREHGQKSDLLPGGRSILNEEHRRQICEIWGIEESELPAAGTSMMEMVWQMQRREIRGLIGICNNPFVSLPNYAVVKDGYDATEFHAQFDFFLSETAANAHVVFPVTVWAEDEGVMANAEARVVKHNKAQEPPSGVRTDTWVMCELARRLGAGDKFAFGGSRDVFDELRRASAGTVIDYSGITYERLEETGGIAWPCPSTDHPGTPRLFEDGTTYHADGKIHMQVVEWHPPADPYDDEHPMSLTTGRTVAHFLSGNQTRRLGALVEQTPRPWAEVHPSHGFRNGEPVRVVTRRGSEVFPALVTEAIRPDTVFIPYHWPAPTSANVLTIDALDPRSKIPEYKVCACRIEHAAAIDEVPAPPVAPGHVAYPETQVSRTDPLPPTAPQGRGTSERS